CCAGTTCGCCGCCAGCCAGTCGCGCACGATCTGCTTGTCGAAGCTGTCCGTGCGGTTGCCCGTCGCGTACGCCTCCGCGTCCCAGTACCTCGACGAGTCGCTCGTGAGCACCTCGTCCGCGAGCGTGGTGATGCCCGTGCGCGGGTCGATGCCGAACTCGAACTTGGTGTCCGCGAGGATCACGCCGCGCTCCTCGGCGATGGCCGACGCGCGGCGGTACACGTCGAGCGACAGGTCGCGGAGACGCGCCGCCTCCTCGTGCCCCACGAGCTCCTCGGTGCGCGCGAAGGTGATGTTCTCGTCGTGCTCGCCCTGCGGCGCCTTCCACGCGGGCGTGTAGATCGGCTCGGGGAGGCGATCGCCCTGCGCGAGGCCGGCCGGCAGCGGGATCCCGCACACCGTGCCGTGCTGCCGGTACTCCTCCCAGCCGGATCCCGCGAGGTAGCCGCGCACGACGCACTCGATGGGCAGCATCTCGAGCACCCGGCAGAGCATGGCGCGCCCGCGCACCTGCTCCGGGATGCCGATGCGGTCGAGCGTCTCGCCGTCGACGAGGTGGTTCGGCACGTCGAGCCGGTCGAACCACCACAGGCTGAGCTGGGTGAGGAGCTCGCCCTTGCCGGGGACCCCGGGCTCGAGCGCGAAGTCGTAGGCGCTCACGCGGTCGGTCGCGACGACCAGCACGTGCGGCTCGCCCTCGAGCGCCCGGTCCTCCGTGTCGTCGATCGCGGGGCTGAACAGCTCGCGGACCTTGCCCGAGTACGCGTGCTCCCAGCCCGGGAGGTCCCAATCGGCGGCGTGGCCCGCGGGCGTCCCGGCGCTCATCGGATGACCTGCGCCGCGATGTCCGTGCGGTGCTGCGACCCGTCGAGCGACAACCGCCCGACGGCCTCGTAGACGCGCGACCGCGCCTCCACGAACGAGGCCCCCGTCGCGACGACGCTGAGCACCCGCCCGCCCGTGGCGACGAGCCCCGCCTCCGACTCCGCGGTGGCGGCGTGCGCGATGCTCACGCCCTCGACGCTCTCCGCCTCGTCCACGCCCGAGATGACGCGTCCCGTCCGGGGCGCCTCCGGGTAGCCCTCGCTCGCGACCACCACGGTGACGGCGACGTCGTCGGAGAACTCCGGCCGCGCGACGCCGCCGAGCTCGCCGGACGCGGCCGCGAGCAGCAGCTGCGAGAGCGGCGTGACGAGGCGGGGCAGCACGACCTGCGTCTCCGGATCCCCGAAGCGCGCGTTGAACTCGATGACCCGGATGCCGTCCGCGGTGAGGATGAGCCCGCAGTAGAGCA
This genomic interval from Clavibacter michiganensis contains the following:
- a CDS encoding phosphoribosylaminoimidazolesuccinocarboxamide synthase, producing MSAGTPAGHAADWDLPGWEHAYSGKVRELFSPAIDDTEDRALEGEPHVLVVATDRVSAYDFALEPGVPGKGELLTQLSLWWFDRLDVPNHLVDGETLDRIGIPEQVRGRAMLCRVLEMLPIECVVRGYLAGSGWEEYRQHGTVCGIPLPAGLAQGDRLPEPIYTPAWKAPQGEHDENITFARTEELVGHEEAARLRDLSLDVYRRASAIAEERGVILADTKFEFGIDPRTGITTLADEVLTSDSSRYWDAEAYATGNRTDSFDKQIVRDWLAANWDRTGTPPVLPQEIVERTAERYRELIARLTGR